Proteins found in one Campylobacter lari genomic segment:
- a CDS encoding DUF1882 domain-containing protein, whose protein sequence is MITTMDLALIKMVTSHYYIKRDTIVNKYEYKGRIFFDKFEKVNSPLTASVIQEHMEKKIIVAHSLINSFDKVENIVFDYNGFNAERFWHRAQLVLREEGFINFTAYRTRTNNHLHLYIHKGHTTFNEACSLGSKLSLLFSQKMPVEWKVFPSMDIPREFNILTLPYEVYQKERGASWSKHM, encoded by the coding sequence TTGATTACAACAATGGATTTAGCTTTAATTAAAATGGTTACAAGCCATTATTATATAAAGCGTGATACTATAGTAAATAAATATGAATACAAGGGCAGAATTTTCTTTGATAAATTTGAAAAAGTTAATTCTCCATTAACCGCTAGTGTTATACAAGAGCATATGGAAAAAAAGATAATCGTGGCACACTCCTTGATTAATAGTTTTGATAAGGTTGAAAATATTGTATTTGATTATAATGGTTTTAATGCGGAGCGTTTTTGGCATAGAGCGCAGCTTGTATTAAGAGAAGAAGGTTTTATTAATTTTACTGCTTATAGAACAAGAACTAATAATCATTTACATTTGTATATTCATAAAGGACATACAACCTTTAATGAGGCTTGTTCTTTGGGTTCAAAATTATCTTTACTTTTTTCCCAAAAAATGCCTGTAGAGTGGAAAGTTTTTCCTAGTATGGATATACCTAGAGAATTTAATATATTAACTTTGCCTTACGAAGTATATCAAAAAGAACGTGGTGCTTCTTGGTCTAAACATATGTAA
- a CDS encoding CvpA family protein: MENFSWFDVFVLGLTVILGLKGLVSGLFKEIFGLLGIVGGVLLASRYAKEMAEIINNNFYVIENENLTIFAGFLVLLIVIWIVCMALGNILSKMFSMSGLGFIDRIGGFLFGSAKIFLIFAILVACINNIEFLNSSLEKYAKNSYTLDLLRQTGEYIMNTDFTQNGLDKIQEQIIDSNISLKSEVNNAN; encoded by the coding sequence ATGGAAAATTTTTCGTGGTTTGATGTATTTGTTTTGGGCTTAACTGTAATTTTGGGCTTAAAAGGCTTGGTAAGTGGCTTGTTTAAGGAAATTTTTGGTTTATTAGGCATAGTTGGTGGGGTTTTGCTTGCTTCAAGATATGCTAAAGAAATGGCAGAAATTATTAATAATAATTTTTATGTAATTGAAAATGAAAATCTTACAATTTTTGCGGGATTTTTAGTTTTATTGATCGTGATATGGATAGTTTGTATGGCTTTGGGGAATATACTATCAAAAATGTTTAGTATGAGTGGTCTTGGTTTTATAGATCGTATTGGTGGATTTTTATTTGGTAGTGCTAAAATATTTTTGATTTTTGCTATTTTGGTAGCTTGTATTAATAATATAGAATTTTTAAATTCAAGCTTGGAAAAATATGCTAAAAATAGTTATACGTTGGATTTACTTAGGCAAACAGGTGAATATATAATGAATACGGATTTTACTCAAAATGGTTTAGATAAAATACAAGAACAAATTATAGATTCTAATATAAGTCTAAAATCGGAGGTAAATAATGCAAATTGA
- a CDS encoding FAD-dependent oxidoreductase: MDQKNFDTVVIGGGISGAAVFYELARYTNIQNIALLEKYNSAATLNSHSTSNSQTIHCGDIETNYTLEKAKKVKKTADMIVKYGLLQNAQNKFMYSHQKLALAIGEKECEYMKNRYEEFKELYPYIKFYAKNEIKKIEPNVVLGKDGINDRIDNVVAMGVEENEIYTTVDFGLMSQNLIEQACRQGKNTHVAYNQEVIFIEKKDDIFYIKTRDFKEYSAKSIIVNAGAHSLFLAHKMGIGLDKSCFPVAGSYYMAKRKILNGKVYMVQNPKLPFAALHGDPDLLANMNTRFGPTALVIPMLERYHGFKSLPEFFKTLNLDMNVVKICLNLFKDSTIRNYILYNYLFEIPYINKKLFVKDARKIVPSLKTDDIYYAKNFGGVRPQVLDKKAGELMLGEASITEIPGIIFNMTPSPGATSCLGNGYRDAKLICQYLGANFNEDLFTSELL; the protein is encoded by the coding sequence ATGGATCAAAAAAATTTTGATACCGTGGTGATTGGCGGTGGAATTTCTGGTGCTGCGGTATTTTATGAATTAGCTAGATATACAAATATTCAAAATATTGCTTTATTAGAAAAATACAATAGTGCTGCAACATTAAATAGTCATAGCACAAGCAACTCTCAGACTATTCATTGTGGTGATATAGAGACAAACTATACTTTAGAAAAAGCAAAAAAAGTTAAAAAAACAGCAGATATGATTGTAAAATATGGGCTTTTGCAAAATGCGCAAAACAAATTTATGTATTCACATCAAAAACTTGCACTTGCTATCGGAGAAAAAGAATGTGAATATATGAAAAACAGATATGAAGAATTTAAAGAATTATACCCCTATATTAAATTTTACGCAAAAAACGAAATTAAAAAAATAGAACCTAATGTTGTTTTAGGTAAAGATGGTATCAATGATAGAATAGATAATGTTGTAGCTATGGGTGTAGAAGAAAATGAAATTTATACTACTGTAGATTTTGGACTAATGAGCCAAAATCTTATAGAACAAGCTTGCAGACAAGGGAAAAACACCCATGTAGCATATAACCAAGAAGTAATTTTTATAGAAAAGAAAGATGATATTTTTTACATCAAAACAAGAGATTTTAAAGAATATAGTGCAAAATCTATCATTGTAAATGCAGGTGCTCATTCATTATTTTTAGCGCACAAAATGGGTATTGGATTAGATAAATCTTGCTTTCCTGTTGCAGGAAGTTATTATATGGCAAAAAGAAAAATTTTAAATGGTAAAGTTTATATGGTGCAAAATCCAAAACTTCCATTTGCCGCATTACATGGCGATCCTGATTTATTAGCCAACATGAACACACGTTTTGGTCCTACCGCTTTAGTTATTCCTATGCTAGAAAGATACCACGGTTTTAAATCGTTACCTGAATTTTTTAAAACACTTAATCTTGATATGAATGTAGTCAAAATTTGTCTCAATCTTTTTAAAGATTCTACCATTAGAAACTATATTCTTTATAATTATTTATTTGAAATTCCTTATATTAATAAAAAACTTTTTGTAAAAGATGCAAGAAAAATAGTTCCTAGCTTAAAAACAGATGATATTTACTATGCTAAAAACTTTGGTGGAGTACGCCCTCAAGTACTTGATAAAAAAGCAGGAGAATTAATGCTTGGAGAGGCAAGTATTACTGAAATTCCAGGTATAATTTTTAATATGACGCCAAGTCCAGGTGCCACAAGCTGCCTTGGCAATGGTTATAGGGATGCAAAACTTATTTGTCAATACTTGGGCGCTAATTTTAATGAGGATTTATTTACTAGTGAACTACTATAA
- the lysS gene encoding lysine--tRNA ligase: MFDNILEQQKIQKTQELKELGINPYPHFLKKEMSISEYKSKFAYIKDMENQRDENVHGVLAGRLKLLRIAGKSVFANIEDEQDNLQIYFNQNILGEEYFAILKKYLEVGDIVLVKGFPFMTKTGEFSLHVEQIQIATKAIVPLPEKYHGLTDIEQRYRKRYLDMIMNSEVRKDFILRSKIVSYIRSFFDNKGFLEVETPMMHPIAGGANAKPFVTYHNALGVERFLRIAPELYLKRLIVGGFEAVYEINRCFRNEGMDLTHNPEFTTIEFYWAYHNYHDLMDLTEELFAMLLDKLNLDKKLEFDKKIIDFSKPFERITYKDALKKYGGLDDELINNKELILVKLKKDGFEANEKLELGHLQAELFDNYVEDKLIDPTFVIDFPISISPLSRRSDKDKDIAERFELFIAGREIANGFNELNDPLDQYERFLKQIEAKNAGDEEACEMDEDFVNALGYAMAPTAGQGIGIDRLVMLLINKKSIRDVVLFPAMRPLKNEIKGE; encoded by the coding sequence ATGTTTGATAATATTCTAGAGCAACAAAAAATTCAAAAAACACAAGAATTAAAAGAATTAGGGATCAACCCTTATCCGCACTTTTTAAAAAAAGAAATGAGCATAAGTGAATATAAAAGTAAATTTGCTTACATTAAAGATATGGAAAATCAGCGCGATGAAAATGTTCATGGAGTATTAGCAGGAAGATTAAAGCTTCTTAGGATAGCTGGTAAATCAGTATTTGCTAATATAGAAGATGAGCAAGATAATCTGCAAATTTATTTTAATCAAAATATTTTAGGGGAAGAATACTTTGCTATTTTAAAAAAATATCTTGAAGTAGGAGATATTGTTTTGGTTAAAGGTTTCCCTTTTATGACTAAAACAGGAGAATTCAGTCTTCATGTAGAACAAATTCAAATAGCTACAAAAGCCATAGTGCCTTTACCGGAAAAATATCATGGTTTGACAGATATTGAGCAAAGATATAGAAAAAGATATCTTGATATGATTATGAATAGTGAGGTGAGAAAAGATTTTATTTTACGTTCTAAAATCGTTTCTTATATTAGATCTTTTTTTGATAATAAAGGATTTTTGGAAGTTGAAACTCCTATGATGCATCCTATTGCAGGGGGGGCAAATGCAAAGCCTTTTGTGACTTATCACAATGCTTTAGGGGTGGAAAGATTTTTAAGAATAGCTCCAGAATTATATCTAAAACGTCTGATTGTAGGTGGTTTTGAGGCGGTTTATGAGATTAATAGATGTTTTAGAAATGAAGGGATGGATTTAACGCACAATCCTGAATTTACTACAATTGAATTTTATTGGGCTTATCATAATTATCATGATTTAATGGATTTAACAGAAGAGCTTTTTGCTATGCTTTTAGATAAGTTAAATTTAGATAAAAAACTTGAATTTGATAAAAAAATAATTGATTTTTCTAAGCCATTTGAAAGAATTACTTATAAAGACGCATTAAAAAAATATGGTGGTTTAGATGATGAGCTTATTAACAATAAAGAATTAATCTTAGTAAAGCTAAAAAAAGACGGCTTTGAGGCTAATGAAAAATTAGAATTAGGTCATTTACAAGCTGAACTTTTTGATAATTATGTTGAAGATAAATTGATTGATCCTACTTTTGTGATAGATTTTCCTATTTCTATAAGTCCTTTATCTAGAAGAAGTGATAAAGATAAAGATATTGCTGAAAGATTTGAGTTGTTTATCGCAGGTAGAGAAATTGCTAATGGATTTAATGAGCTTAATGATCCACTAGATCAATATGAAAGATTTTTAAAGCAAATTGAAGCAAAAAATGCAGGCGATGAAGAAGCATGTGAAATGGATGAAGATTTTGTTAATGCGCTAGGTTATGCTATGGCGCCAACTGCAGGTCAAGGCATAGGAATAGATAGATTGGTTATGCTTTTAATTAATAAAAAATCAATTCGTGATGTAGTGCTTTTCCCAGCTATGAGACCACTTAAAAATGAGATAAAAGGAGAGTAA
- the dnaJ gene encoding molecular chaperone DnaJ has protein sequence MELNYYEILEISQTSDKETIKKAYRKMALKYHPDRNQGDKEAEEKFKLVNEAYEILSNDEKRSIYDRYGKEGLKGQASGFSGFGDVDLGDIFSSFFGEGFGFGNSGRKKEKENRYPHDLKIATKISFKEAIFGCKKKIDFTYKSFCKSCKGSGSENGKLDTCPHCNGKGQVGVRQGFMTFVQTCNHCKGNGHIIKDKCKVCHGNGYEEIKDYIELDIPEGIDSGMSLRVQNKANELPNSSQRGDLYIKIIIEDDDKFIRHDDDIYTIVPVFFTQAALGKTIKVSTIRGEADLKLPVGAKDKQKFELANEGVKNIHSGKLGSHIVQIEIKFPKTLTEEQKNLLLELEKSFGLIDEEAFIEQESLLDKIKSWFSH, from the coding sequence GTGGAACTTAATTATTATGAAATATTAGAAATTTCTCAAACTTCAGATAAAGAGACCATAAAAAAAGCTTATAGAAAAATGGCATTAAAATATCATCCTGATAGAAACCAAGGAGATAAAGAAGCTGAAGAAAAATTTAAACTTGTTAATGAGGCTTATGAAATACTTAGCAATGATGAAAAAAGAAGTATATATGATAGATATGGAAAAGAAGGACTTAAAGGACAAGCAAGTGGATTTAGCGGTTTTGGAGATGTTGATTTAGGAGATATATTTTCAAGCTTTTTTGGAGAAGGATTTGGTTTTGGGAACTCAGGGCGTAAAAAAGAAAAAGAAAACAGATATCCCCACGATCTAAAAATAGCAACAAAAATTAGTTTTAAAGAAGCTATATTTGGCTGCAAGAAAAAAATTGATTTTACCTATAAAAGCTTTTGCAAATCATGCAAAGGAAGTGGTTCAGAAAATGGAAAACTAGATACTTGTCCTCATTGCAACGGAAAAGGTCAAGTTGGTGTTAGACAAGGTTTTATGACTTTTGTACAAACTTGCAATCATTGCAAAGGAAATGGTCACATTATAAAAGATAAATGCAAGGTATGCCATGGCAATGGTTATGAAGAAATCAAAGATTACATAGAACTTGATATACCAGAAGGCATAGATAGCGGTATGAGTCTTAGAGTGCAAAACAAAGCCAACGAACTTCCAAATTCTTCTCAAAGAGGTGATTTGTATATTAAAATCATTATAGAAGATGATGATAAATTTATCAGGCATGATGATGATATTTATACCATAGTACCTGTATTTTTTACCCAAGCTGCTCTTGGCAAGACTATTAAAGTTTCTACTATAAGAGGAGAGGCTGATCTTAAGCTTCCAGTAGGTGCAAAGGATAAGCAAAAATTTGAGTTAGCCAATGAAGGTGTTAAAAATATTCATAGTGGAAAACTGGGCTCTCATATTGTACAAATTGAAATAAAATTTCCAAAAACTCTCACTGAAGAACAAAAAAATCTATTATTAGAGCTTGAAAAAAGTTTTGGCTTAATAGATGAGGAAGCCTTTATAGAACAGGAAAGCTTGCTTGATAAAATAAAATCTTGGTTTAGTCATTAA
- a CDS encoding type III pantothenate kinase, whose product MLLCDIGNTTASFLNEQKFHSISIEQFLQYKPTQKVFYINVNPNLEQRLEQNPLFINLAPYFNFDTIYNNLGIDRVAACYTIEDGVVVDAGSAITVDIISNSIHLGGFILPGIESYKKSFSCISSRLKYELNTQINFDAFPQRTIDALSYGVFKSIYLLIKDSAYDKKLYFTGGDGQFLANFFDYAIYDKFLIFRGMKKAVCENFIL is encoded by the coding sequence ATGCTTTTATGTGATATTGGCAACACGACTGCAAGTTTTTTAAACGAGCAAAAATTTCATTCTATAAGTATAGAACAGTTTTTACAGTATAAACCAACACAAAAAGTATTTTATATCAATGTTAATCCAAATTTAGAGCAAAGATTAGAACAAAATCCTTTATTTATCAATCTTGCTCCATATTTTAATTTTGATACCATTTATAATAATTTAGGTATTGATAGAGTAGCAGCGTGTTATACTATAGAAGATGGCGTTGTGGTCGATGCAGGTTCTGCAATAACCGTAGATATAATCTCTAATTCTATTCATCTTGGTGGTTTTATTCTTCCTGGTATTGAAAGTTATAAAAAATCTTTTTCTTGCATTTCTTCTCGTTTAAAGTATGAGCTAAACACTCAGATTAATTTTGATGCTTTTCCTCAAAGAACTATCGATGCTTTGAGTTATGGTGTATTTAAAAGTATATATTTACTCATAAAAGATAGTGCATATGATAAAAAACTATACTTTACAGGTGGCGATGGGCAATTTCTTGCGAATTTTTTCGACTATGCCATTTATGACAAATTTTTAATTTTTAGAGGCATGAAAAAAGCTGTTTGTGAAAATTTTATACTATAA
- the gatC gene encoding Asp-tRNA(Asn)/Glu-tRNA(Gln) amidotransferase subunit GatC, with protein MQIDDKLLTKLEKLSALKIADEKRQELEEQLSQIVNFVEKLDELKLDDVEAMTSTTKGGTPFRLDESIKSEVFDVISKHAPNSQDGFFIVPKIIE; from the coding sequence ATGCAAATTGATGATAAATTATTGACTAAACTTGAAAAGCTAAGTGCTTTAAAAATTGCCGATGAGAAAAGACAAGAATTAGAAGAGCAATTAAGTCAAATTGTTAATTTTGTAGAAAAATTAGATGAATTAAAACTTGATGATGTGGAAGCTATGACTAGTACTACAAAAGGTGGAACACCGTTTAGATTAGATGAGAGTATAAAATCTGAAGTATTTGATGTAATTAGCAAGCATGCTCCAAATTCTCAAGATGGATTTTTTATAGTTCCTAAAATAATTGAATAA
- a CDS encoding shikimate dehydrogenase, which produces MKTFAVIGDPIMHSKSPRMHNNALQTLKKDAVYTRYHLTDKTKLKEVVQKLDGANITIPFKEVACKIADFKDESVMHIGSANTLLNKDNKIYAYNTDYLGFLKAIEDFSFVENTLILGAGGTAKALAYALKSKNIKVTVANRSSARFENLASYPCFLYNQLELNEKFDLIINTTSAGLNDENLPCKEEILKGIFRQARYVFDVIYGKHTPFLKLAKENNLKTKDGMQMLLWQGVFAFELFLECQKTEEIFKAMESALKFP; this is translated from the coding sequence ATGAAAACTTTTGCAGTTATAGGAGATCCTATTATGCATTCTAAATCTCCAAGAATGCATAATAATGCCTTGCAAACCCTAAAAAAAGATGCAGTATATACAAGATATCATTTAACAGATAAAACAAAATTAAAAGAAGTTGTTCAAAAGTTAGATGGAGCTAATATCACCATACCTTTTAAGGAGGTAGCTTGTAAAATTGCTGATTTCAAAGATGAAAGCGTTATGCATATAGGCTCTGCTAATACTTTATTAAATAAAGATAATAAAATTTATGCTTATAATACAGATTATCTAGGATTTTTAAAAGCGATTGAAGATTTTTCTTTTGTTGAAAATACCTTGATCTTGGGTGCTGGAGGTACAGCCAAGGCTTTGGCATATGCTTTAAAATCTAAGAATATTAAAGTTACAGTAGCAAATCGTTCTAGTGCTAGATTTGAAAATTTAGCCAGCTATCCATGTTTTTTATATAATCAACTTGAGTTAAATGAAAAATTTGATTTAATTATTAATACAACTAGTGCAGGCTTAAATGATGAAAATTTACCCTGTAAAGAAGAGATTTTAAAAGGCATTTTTCGACAAGCAAGATATGTCTTTGATGTGATTTATGGTAAACACACACCTTTTTTAAAATTAGCAAAAGAAAATAACTTAAAAACAAAAGATGGTATGCAAATGCTTTTATGGCAGGGTGTTTTTGCTTTTGAGTTGTTTTTAGAATGTCAAAAAACAGAGGAAATTTTTAAAGCCATGGAGTCGGCTTTAAAATTTCCTTAA
- a CDS encoding Fur family transcriptional regulator yields MQIENIEYDVLLERFKKTLKDNGLKYTKQREVLLKTLYNSDMHYTPESLYVEIKQKNPELNVGIATVYRTLNLLEESGMATSISFGASGKKFELANKPHHDHLICKSCGEIVEFENPIIEQQQMLIAKEYNFKLTGHLMQLYGLCPQCSKK; encoded by the coding sequence ATGCAAATTGAAAATATAGAATATGATGTTTTGCTTGAGCGTTTTAAAAAAACACTTAAAGACAATGGTTTAAAATACACTAAACAAAGAGAAGTGCTTTTGAAAACTTTATATAATAGTGATATGCATTATACCCCAGAAAGCTTATATGTAGAAATTAAGCAAAAAAATCCCGAACTAAATGTAGGTATTGCAACAGTTTATAGAACTTTAAATTTATTAGAAGAATCAGGTATGGCTACTTCTATATCTTTTGGTGCCTCAGGGAAGAAATTTGAACTTGCAAATAAACCTCACCATGATCATTTAATATGTAAAAGTTGTGGAGAGATTGTAGAATTTGAAAATCCTATTATTGAGCAACAACAAATGTTAATCGCAAAAGAATATAATTTTAAATTAACAGGACATTTAATGCAACTTTATGGTCTATGTCCACAATGTAGTAAAAAATAA
- a CDS encoding serine hydroxymethyltransferase has product MLENFDKEIFDLTQKELARQCDGLEMIASENFTIPEVMEVMGSILTNKYAEGYPGKRYYGGCEFVDEIETIAIERCKKLFNCNFANVQPSSGSQANQGVYMALLNPGDRILGMDLSHGGHLTHGSKVSSSGKVYESFFYGVELDGRIDYDKVREIAKEVKPKLIVCGASAYPRVIDFAKFREIADEVGAYLFADIAHIAGLVVAGEHPSPFPYAHVVSSTTHKTLRGPRGGIIMCNDEEIAKKINSAIFPGIQGGPLMHVIAAKAVGFKYNLSNEWKIYAKQIIKNTATLAQVLIDRKYDLVSGGTDNHLILLSFLNKDFSGKDADLALERAGITANKNTVPGETRSPFVTSGLRLGTAALTARGFKEEQITIVANYIADILDDIQNTKLQEEVKVKLKDLASNFIIYERALF; this is encoded by the coding sequence ATGTTGGAAAATTTTGATAAAGAAATTTTTGATTTAACCCAAAAAGAGTTAGCAAGACAATGCGATGGTCTTGAAATGATAGCAAGTGAAAATTTTACCATACCAGAAGTTATGGAGGTAATGGGTAGTATTTTAACAAATAAATATGCAGAAGGCTATCCTGGTAAAAGATATTATGGTGGATGCGAATTTGTAGATGAGATTGAAACGATTGCTATAGAAAGATGTAAAAAACTTTTTAATTGTAATTTTGCCAATGTACAACCTAGTTCAGGTTCACAAGCAAATCAGGGTGTGTATATGGCATTATTAAATCCTGGTGATAGAATTTTAGGTATGGATTTAAGCCATGGAGGACACTTAACTCATGGTTCTAAAGTAAGTTCTTCTGGAAAGGTTTATGAAAGCTTTTTTTATGGAGTTGAGCTTGATGGAAGAATTGATTATGATAAAGTTAGAGAGATAGCAAAAGAAGTTAAGCCAAAACTTATTGTTTGTGGTGCTAGTGCTTATCCTAGGGTGATCGATTTTGCTAAATTTAGAGAAATAGCAGATGAGGTTGGTGCGTACTTGTTTGCCGATATTGCACATATTGCAGGTTTGGTTGTAGCGGGTGAGCATCCTAGTCCATTCCCTTATGCTCATGTTGTAAGTTCTACTACACATAAAACTTTAAGAGGTCCAAGAGGTGGTATTATTATGTGCAATGATGAAGAAATTGCTAAAAAGATTAATTCTGCAATTTTCCCAGGCATTCAAGGTGGTCCATTAATGCATGTAATTGCTGCTAAGGCGGTTGGGTTTAAATATAATTTAAGCAATGAGTGGAAAATTTATGCTAAGCAAATTATTAAAAATACTGCTACTTTGGCACAAGTTTTAATAGATAGAAAATATGATTTAGTAAGCGGTGGTACTGATAATCATTTGATTTTATTAAGCTTTTTAAATAAAGATTTTAGTGGTAAAGATGCGGATTTGGCACTAGAAAGAGCAGGTATTACAGCTAATAAAAATACTGTTCCAGGTGAAACTAGAAGCCCTTTTGTAACGAGTGGTTTAAGACTTGGAACAGCAGCTTTGACAGCAAGAGGTTTTAAAGAAGAGCAAATTACTATTGTTGCAAATTATATAGCTGATATTTTAGATGATATACAAAATACAAAATTACAAGAGGAAGTTAAGGTTAAACTGAAGGATTTAGCAAGTAATTTTATTATATATGAAAGGGCTTTATTTTGA
- a CDS encoding response regulator transcription factor → MINVLMIEDDPDFAEFLAEYLAQFNIKVTNYEDPYLGMSAGIKNYDCLILDLTLPGLDGLEVCREIREKYSIPIIISSARSDLSDKIVGLQIGADDYLPKPYDPKEMHARIMSLIRRSKRVNETPEKIINSAFKIDEKRHEISYNEEVLVLTPAEYEILSYMIRQHGFSVSREQLVYHCKSLKDKDSKSLDVIIGRLRTKIGDSSKAPKHIFSVRGIGYKLIG, encoded by the coding sequence ATGATTAATGTTTTAATGATTGAAGATGATCCAGATTTTGCAGAATTTTTAGCAGAATATTTAGCCCAGTTTAATATAAAAGTTACTAATTATGAAGATCCGTATTTAGGGATGAGTGCTGGTATAAAAAATTATGATTGTTTGATTCTTGACTTAACTTTACCTGGACTTGACGGTCTTGAAGTTTGTCGTGAAATAAGAGAAAAATACAGCATTCCTATTATTATTTCTTCGGCTAGAAGTGATTTGAGTGATAAAATCGTAGGGCTTCAAATAGGTGCGGATGATTATTTGCCAAAACCTTATGATCCAAAAGAGATGCATGCAAGAATCATGAGTTTAATTCGTCGCTCAAAGCGTGTAAATGAAACTCCTGAAAAAATAATCAATTCAGCATTTAAAATTGATGAAAAAAGACATGAAATTAGTTATAATGAAGAAGTTTTAGTTTTAACACCAGCTGAGTATGAAATTTTGAGTTATATGATAAGACAACATGGATTTTCAGTCAGTAGGGAGCAACTTGTATATCATTGCAAGAGTTTAAAAGATAAGGATTCTAAAAGTTTAGATGTGATTATTGGTAGACTTAGAACTAAAATTGGTGATAGTTCAAAAGCGCCAAAACATATTTTTTCAGTTAGAGGAATAGGATATAAATTAATAGGATGA
- a CDS encoding SPOR domain-containing protein: protein MEENNKNEFDDIILQKSNKSEKLKKILLRSIILIIVFLVVMIAMKLINDPGEEKTLQIPSEPQEQAAYENNFNSLPITDSAKEEDEFEALARKLKEESSLSDTNTTIEEKQEVPNNSVLDQITTIESKEEPAKMEEKQEEIKPIEKSIEKPIQKPSEKQKNNIIEQQKASEQSNTNELFESIKTPNVQTQLPSGAYIQVFSLNSLDPKSKELNILKENGYDYKIYKTTVNGKELTKVLVGPYKESELKAELEKVRSKIAKGAFTFRVK, encoded by the coding sequence ATGGAAGAAAACAATAAAAACGAATTTGATGATATTATTTTACAAAAAAGTAATAAAAGCGAAAAACTTAAAAAAATTTTACTTAGATCGATTATTTTAATCATTGTATTTTTAGTTGTTATGATAGCAATGAAGCTAATTAATGATCCAGGTGAAGAAAAAACATTACAAATTCCATCAGAACCACAAGAGCAAGCTGCTTATGAAAATAATTTTAATTCTTTGCCTATTACAGATAGTGCTAAAGAAGAGGATGAATTTGAAGCTTTAGCTAGAAAATTAAAAGAAGAGAGTTCTTTGAGTGATACAAATACTACTATAGAAGAAAAACAAGAAGTTCCAAACAATAGTGTGTTAGATCAAATTACTACAATAGAATCAAAAGAAGAACCAGCTAAGATGGAAGAAAAACAAGAAGAGATTAAACCTATAGAAAAATCTATAGAAAAACCGATTCAAAAACCTTCTGAAAAACAAAAAAATAACATAATTGAGCAACAAAAAGCTTCAGAGCAAAGTAATACAAACGAATTATTTGAAAGTATAAAAACACCAAATGTTCAAACACAACTTCCTTCAGGTGCTTATATTCAAGTTTTTTCTTTAAATAGTTTAGATCCTAAATCAAAAGAATTAAATATACTTAAAGAAAATGGATATGATTATAAAATTTATAAAACAACAGTAAACGGCAAAGAGCTAACGAAAGTTTTAGTTGGACCTTATAAAGAGAGTGAATTAAAGGCTGAATTAGAAAAAGTACGCTCTAAAATTGCAAAAGGTGCTTTTACGTTCAGAGTAAAATGA